The Thunnus maccoyii chromosome 12, fThuMac1.1, whole genome shotgun sequence genomic interval CTAACGACTAGAAATAACGCACCCGGTGAAGGATACCAAAACTTCTTCGTGCTTGTGTCAACATTTGTCAGGTAAGAGATGTAACTGTTAGCTAGTGTTTGTACCTAGTGACAGCTGGCTGCAAAGGGTGTCTGTGTTATGTTGGTGGACAAGTTTAGACATGACTGGGAGTCggagagacaagaaaagaagCATGATAAGTGTTTTATGAATGTCAGATTACTCTACAGAATtaatatcacattttatttgaggTTATGCTGTGTCAGTGTTAGCAGAGGTGATTTAAATAACAATCAAATTTCCAATGAAAATGGTAGCATGTGGGATAAAATGCTGtgacaaaacagtcaaaatacaACAGCCATCAACACCACAAACAGGCTGCTACAAAAATGTCTAACAGaacatgaattattattgttatttatcctttatttaGTCAGGAAGGTCCCATTTAGATACAGGATCTCTTCTTCCAGTGAGTCCTGGTTAAGATGGCAGCAAAAGCAGTTTCACTTAAAAAACAATTTCGCATGATGAAACACATACAATTATTTAAAGCTACACAAGGGAAAGAGTAAAAGAAGAGAAGCATACAGGCCATACCATTGATAAAACAGTCCACCTCAAGTCAAGGTTATATAAAACAGCAGCATGTTTCCTTCAGGGCAGCTTGTAAAAGACCTTTAAAGGTATTTAAAGAAGGAAGTGTTTctacacatgcagtctatccctgaaatgttcaggaacatttcctgcatgcagtcatgtgtgaatgggagcagggatcgatattcagggaaatctgtactaCCAATTTCCCACCTAGTAGCATTTCAGGGAAAGAGGCTTTAAGTAATGCAGCTCATTCCATGCCCAAGAtgcaaaaaaaggagaaagcagTTTTACCAGGAGCGCACCCTGGGGACATTTAAAAGAATCCAATTAGTAGATCTAGTGCTGTAGTTGCTGGTATGATAGGATAAAAGGCTGGACGTATAAGTAGGTAGTTTACTTGACAATGTCTTGACAATAAATAGCAACGTGTATTTTCCTCCTCTGGTATAGAGAGGACCGTCTTATAGatatcataaaaaatacaatgttgAGTGCATGAGCCTGCACTTGTTACTGTACAAAACATAATGCAGCTTGATGTGCAGAATCAAGTTTTTTAAGTAGGGATAAAGTTGCATGCATGTAAATGACATCACCATAATCTAATACAGATAGAAATGAGCTTTGCACAATTTTCCTTCTAGCTTCAAATGGAAAGCATTtctttttaatggaaaaaaaatcccagtttAGGCCTAAGCTTTTTCAATAAATTTCAATATGCATAATcagcaaccattttgataatggaTCGATCAATAAGTCAGTTATGAtgtgagtatttgctgcttttatctgttttatatcattggacattgaatatatttgggttttggactattggtctgacaaaacaagctattCAATGATGTTATCTAGGTCTCAGGAAAattgtaataattattttctgacaGTATTTTGTGAATTTAATGAGTACTCTAACTCCATACATAACGAGTCTCACAAAGGTAGCATTTACTGTATGGATATTAAATAGGAATATATTATGGTTGCTGCCTTATTTTCTTGTCCATATGCATGTGTCTACACAGAGTTACTATAATTCTATAATTTACTAATATACTATACACTATAATTCTCAGTCAATTATTATTGATATCTTAGCATATTCTTATTTTACTGATATACTGGTATTTTACTGACAACCATGTAGGTAACCCAGCTGAAAGGAGGTTATACACGTACATTTCTCACAAAAACAGTTCAGCAAACAAGATGCTGTTACTTATTAATCACTATTAATCCACATACAGTGCTATAGATCAACACAACTATCTCCATTGCTATGTGTTTAGCATTGGAAAGACGTATTTGATTGTAGATGTCTTGTGGGTAAATCCTGCAGCCTAGCCCGAGGGATACCAAACAGACTAGCTAACAGTCAGGAGGAACAAGGGACTGTAAAATGATATGCATGGGGAAGGAGGCTGTAGGGAGGGGTGAGGGACAGGCTGTGAATAAGGACAGTGGATTAGGTGAAAGGGGACACATGAGGGGTCTAAATGCTCATTTGAGGATCTGGCTTGAAGCCCTCTTGTACTGATGCCAATACTAGTTGCCCATGACTACCCTGCTTTTCAGCTCTCAtagctttctctcttttcttgaTCCTCTTCACTGTTGCTAAACCTCTCGAGGTGAATTTTCCTCAATAATTTCTATTTAGCCTATATGTAACTAGAGCTGCCACGATTAGtcaattgccaactattttgataatagatttgttgttttgagtaatttttgaAGAataatgtccaaattctctggttccagctcctgaaatgtgaatagtttctttagtcttctatgatagtaaacttaatatctttgagttgtggactgttggtcgggacaaaagaaggAATTTGAAAACGTCACTGTGAgcgacattttttttttaccattttctgacattttatagaccaaatgactaatggattaattgagtaaataattgtcagattgatcaataatgaaaataactgttaagtTAAGTTATTGCTAGTTAATAAGtttaataataagaaaacattGTCTGCTTCCAGTTAATCAAATGCaaagatttgttgttttcatctgcTTCATATCATTGTGATCAAACTAACTTTATTATTCAAACAATTGCTCAGATATATAACTTGACCGATATATTGGCCAGGCAGATGTTAGCTTATCACAGAAATATTTGTACTGGTATGTGTATATGACAGctgataagtaacaagaaattgcagtacagaaatgtCAACGGTATGTTTGAATTAGTTTAGATCAATACATATAGTATATGTCATAGTCAGAATTCTATAATAACCACAtttaagtgaaaaatgttggtttgtgtcattttcttatgtaaaatatttgtcgACTTTAGAATTGTAATTAAAATTAAGATGGTTTGAGCAATGATTTGCTGTAAACCAGAGTGTCTGGGAGGGTTGAAGGTTGCATGAATAGGTGATTGTCCAGTAAAATGATTAGCTCACTACAAAATATGCAGACATCATTGTTTGTTAAGCAGTTTGATTGACACAGATAATGTTCTTCTTCTAAAGTTCATTTCATGGAAGTTTATCAACTATGTTGACCTGAATGTACTGATTGTACAAAGATGTGGTAAGACTGTGTAATCttgttaatgttagcatggGAGAGGCTTCAATGAACACCTTTCACCTACAAGTCCTCAACTCCGTCCTTCAAGAGATATTTTTGGGCGTTACTTAGCTCTGCTTTTCTCAGTCTTTATATATCCTTCAAAGGTGTGACAGTCGGTGAAACGTAACTGGATAATTCCTCAGGTGACTATTCACAAGAGCAGTGGTTTCCAAAGTGAGTGTCATGACACCATGGGGTTCATTAAGGGCAGGCAAAGGGTGCCgccatatttttttattttttattttagctgtACGTTTGCACATTCACAGTTATCCCTCATAGCTAAGACTGGTGACAAAAGCTCATGGTTGCCAGATGCATCATGCTGTCTAATACCTCAGTTTAATAGTTACTGTCAGAGCAAGTGATGGAAGGATTTGTCACTGTAAATATAGAGCTCGAAGAAATGCTGGTACATGTCAGCCCTCAACACCTTGTGAGGCAACTGAACCTTAGCAGGCCAAAATAACAAACCAAAGTGTGTAGTGAAACCTACCTGGCTAATGGCTtttcatggattaaaaaaaaggaattaaaaacCACTATGAATGGGGTGCCATATGCCATATGAATGGAAACCACTGAACTAGAAGTGCatattgtttttacagtttattgtttGAAGATAACCGTCCTCCGTCAGCCATCATATGCTGACATGACACTGCTTTAGTCAGCAGGAGGAACGCAAATAATTAAACCAGAACAGATTTCTGTGCTTAAAGGTTTACACAGAGTTAGATATGAATAGTTTGCTGCTCATTATCTTCATTTGTGGGTACTGCTACATTACAATTCCCTAATGATTCATAGTCATACATGATGCAGTGacctgagagaagaagagagctAAACATTTAACCTGAAACTgacctatctctctctctctgacctctcGCTCTCCTCTGTAGCTCTCGGAGCCTGCAGTTGCTGCCTCGCTGGTGGTCGAATTCATGAACGTGCTCCGTGACAGCCGTGTATAGTCCTCAGGGATGGGGAGTGGAGTCCAGGAACAACGGGCATCACTCACACAGGGAGAAGTGCTGCCCCTGGCTTCGTCCAGTCAGTCAGAGGTGAGCTATGAGGTGAAATCTTATTATTTTCTGGTGATCTTCATAGTCAGAAAGGAAGATtcttcagtgtttgtattttatctgAGCTAAACTCAGTGGCCTAATAGTTCAGTCTTTAGTTCATTTAAGGGCGTCTGGTCACATTTGTTTGTGAGCCGGGTAGTCAGACATCATTCATTATCCTTATGCAACCCTGGTTTAATTATCTACAGCAACCCAAACACAACTTTGTTCACGTCAGGACACAGTTGTTAATTTACAGGATTCACTTTGTTGGTGACCCTAAATGTGATTCCTCCATTGCTGTGCAGGGCCTGAAGCAGACTCAGTCTGTCCTCAACTCACTCTTCTCAGGGGCTTTAGCAGGAGCTGTGGCCAAGACAGCTGTCGCCCCTTTGGACAGGACTAAAATCATCTTCCAAGGCAAGTTGGATGCTCTCTGCTGACCTCTCTGAAGTGGAAAcagtttttagatttttgtggATTAAATGACCCACATGGATGACGTTAGTTTATATCTTGACTTGATGTCATGTTATAACTGTTTAAAGTGCTGTGTGATTATTAGAAAATGTGAATATGATGTCCCTAAAAAGAGAATAACTGAACTGTTAAACAACACAGCACACGTGTAATTTCTGTTGTATGTatgctttgtttttcagtgtcttCAGCGAGATTCTCTGCCAAGGTAGGTTTGATCTGGTGTTACGTAAATATATTAGATCATTTATTTCCTTTGCAGTTCACATAAGCAAAGTTTAACCTGACCTTAACAGCATATATTACAGGAACAAGACAAAACGTCTACTCAGTCTGAGTATGAGTATTTATATGTTTACAGGAAGCCTACAGGTTGATCTACCGCACCTACCTGAAGGATGGCTTCTTCAGTCTGTGGAGGGGCAACTCTGCCACCATGGTTCGGGTCATCCCGTATGCTGCCATCCAGTTCTGTGCACATGAGCAGTACAAAGGGCTGCTGGGAGGCTACTACGGCTTTCAGGGGAAGTAAGTGTCAGGTTGAATCTAATGCAGCTCATTTAAGATTTATTAACATGTTTCATGTGAAGTTATAAAAACTTAAAAGGCTGATTGTAGATTTGTTTTCTTCGTTGTTCCAGGGCCCTGCCTCCACTTCCAAGGTTACTGGCCGGGTCTATGGCAGGCACCACAGCAGCCATGCTGACCTATCCTCTGGACATGGTGCGAGCTAGGATGGCTGTAACGCCAAAGGAAatgtaaagactttttttttttttagctgcaaATACACAATCATCAGTGAGTGTTAAGACACCTCAATACTGACTACAGCAAAGCAACACAACAGgctgtattagtgtgtgtggtTCTACAAGGTTCAGGTTTAAGATGAAATATGAAGCCATGAAACTGCACAGCAATTCCTCCCGACATAAAATTGTTATAGTACAACTCTCAAGAATCCTCACAgcaaaaatttttttttttatcaagtcTTAGATCTGTTAGGaatgatgtttttgttgctgaCACTCTTGTAATTTTAGGTGCTGATTATTAACCAATATTCATTGCCAAAGAGTTGATAGCTGGTCTTAAAATTTGCCAGACTGTGTGCAAGTACAGATTCAGTTGAAATCTATGATCTAACAAGGCTATAAGAGAACATCAGAGTGTtttctgaatgaaaacagagttTTCATCCATTTTTACACATCTGTAAAAACAAGCCTGCCCCTTTCATGACTACCTCCACTAATACTACCCACTAATGAAATGATAtgctttggttttgtttctcGTTTAGGTACAGTAACATCCTGCACGTGTTTGTGCGGATTTCTCGAGAAGAGGGACTGAAGACGTTGTATCGAGGTTTTACCCCCACCATTCTGGGTGTTGCACCCTATGCTGGTCTCAGCTTCTTTACCTATGAGACActaaagaaattacatgcagGTACTGCATTAGCACAACCACGTCCTGTGTATCCATGTGTTAACCTACAACCACTTTCTTTCCTCAACGTACACTCACCTCCAGTCTTGTTGTTTGTATATACAAACACTTGTTCCTCGGCCCTCATACCTTCAATGCTTCTCTCCCATGTAGAGAGAAGTGGACGCCCGCAGCCCTACTCATATGAACGCCTGGCCTTCGGAGCCTGCGCTGGTCTCATCGGTCAGTCGGCGTCTTATCCTCTGGATGTGGTGCGACGGCGCATGCAGACTGCAGGAGTCACAGGTCACACGTACGGCACCATCCTGGGCACCATGAGGGAGATAGTATCTGAGGAAGGGATTATCCGCGGACTCTACAAAGGTCTCAGCATGAACTGGGTCAAAGGGCCCATCGCGGTGGGGATCAGCTTCACCACCTTTGATCTTACTCAGATTCTCCTGAGGAAGCTGCATCAGATGGGCTATACGGCTCGATAATGTCGAGGAAAGGAGGAAGACGGGGGGATagcaggatgaggaggaggagtgtcCCCTTAGGCCCTCTGAGGAGAAACTGAGAGAGTGACGAGTGTGTAATCGCTGgatggaagaaaaaacacacacacacactgtctcagGATGCGTGGGTAATATTAATGTATTCTCCCGCTTTATCTGTGTGCAGCAGGAGATGTTCTGTCCCTGTTGGCGTGAGGTATGTTGGATGGTACTGAGTACCTGTACACACTGTTGTCATGTACATCTAAGTGCAATACGCTCAGTGattttatgtgtatatgtgtgtacacTTAAATTATAACGCTCCCGCCCTCGTGGACCAGACCTGCGAGTGTGTTTCCGTTAGTCAGAGAGTTCTgaggttcacacacacacacacacgcactgagGTCTCCCATCTGCCTTGTGTCCGCTTAAAACTGACACCTTCCAATGCAATGCAGGTTGCCACTCATTTAACTTTTAAGATGCATTTGACTTGACAAGAGTAAAATATGCCCCcttgagatttgttttgttgtgattgAGTTTGTTTTAAGGAATTATACCAAAGGTGAAGATATGAGCTAGCTGCAGATTATATATGGTGTTAGCATATTTAGGCACAAACGTTCTCAGAGTATGACTGAAGAGCAAAAAATCTTGCCCAGCACAGAGGAAGCAGCATCGTTACTGCTGTCACACAGTCAGTTTTTGTTTGAGTTGAATATCACATTGGGTCTTGTATGAGTTAAACAGAGCTTCTACAGATTGAATTTACAGAACCAAGACTTTCATTTGTAGTTtagctgctgcagtgactgCAGACAGATGAGCTATATGTTTATGCCAGTGCCAACATATGAGGTGTAAAGAGTGCccatattattttatgtttgtttttttactgtaatcatATCATgggcattttaaaatatattgtgaATTTTTGTTGTCTGAATTATTGATAAAGGTGATAAGACAGATTTCAGTCAAAAGATAATAATTGAGAAAAGAAGCTAAATCTGACAGCAGACAGTTAAAACAGGTTATTACAAACATGAGATTACactcatttaacattttattaggaacactggtacaatataatgtaatcaaatagcCCTTCAATGAATATCATCATATAAAAGTTTATGATGTATGTTGTTGCTGACATTGTGTGAGAGGCATTGATTCAACTCTGGTcattttttgagttttattgttttagagTTCAGTATATTGTGCAGTTTGGCCTATATTCTGTCCCCCAATGAAAATCAATGTTggagtcacacacatacaaaaattGTCTTCCGTTTGTTGTCAGTAAGGCAGCTGCAGGACGTCTTTTGCTGCCGTTCATGCTTGTtgtgttaaaataatttttgacaGACTCATAACTTTTAGTTTGagtggatttttccttttaaacatTCATCAAAGAGTTGTAGCAGTTTTTGCTAATGAATTAACTTGACTGGAAATATGCACACATTTAGTGAGGAGATGATTTGAGTTCTCTGTGATAGTTTGATATAATTTAGTTGTGTCAGTATTTTAACTTACCTCAACACAAGCAAATGTTCATGATGTGTTATGTGGAGCCGTGTCAAAATGGGATTTAGTTTGCATTTCACCGTCCGTGAGGCAGTGTAACATTTCAACAGCGCTGATGCCGGCTTACAGGTGTTGAGGAGTGTCAATAGTTTCTATACTTAGAGCACACAAACGCAGGCAGGACTGTTGAGCTGAGTGAGCAGCTGAGTGCAGAGCCAAGTGGAGCAGAGGGCATGAAAGTGTCATCAGAATAAAGCAGAAAGTTTCCCCTGTTAAACAGATCTGAAGATCTCAACTgaaacctgaaaaacaaacaatagccTGTGTATTTTTAAGTCTACTAGGGCTGcacaaatgattatttcttATTATGGATTCATCTAAAAATGATTCTGACCAGCAGACAAGAAAcccaaaatattaattttatggtattaaacaacaacttttttgcatttgtgaatctaatctgtaaatgttttctttttttgttttttgcccaTCGGCTAATTGATTTTTCGACTGATTATTTTTGCTCTTGTGCTTGGTATCACTTAAAATATTTCTATGCTAATGCCAACATGATACTTGAATTTCGGTAGTAATTCCACAACAATCCCTTTTAATGCCCTAGTTTGAGGAATATAAACATGATTCctttaacaaaagaagccaaagttctcaaatgttaaatgtttaaacacaaGCAGTTGTATAAAAACTTTGgccaaataaaatacatcagaaaTTGTCTgatcaaaaattaaattaagaaaattacAAATCTGAGCGAGGATTTGTTGTCAGCTCTTGGTACTTGACTTTTAGGTTGACACCCAAAAAAATATTGAGTTTTGACAACCAGTTGTATTCAGCAGCATTCATTAAACTCATAACTGACCTGTAACCTGCCCCCGTCTGACCATCATCACCTCATTCAGCTCTCCGTTTGTTTTATGGATGTTGTGATTGTTTCCATCCATCATCAAACCAATCAGGACACACGTAGCGTTCTGCTTGAACACACCTGAACCCTGTCAGACCATATTCTCATCAGCATGAAACCACAATGCACTCTGGTTTACAGCACAACGAGGAGGCTGATATGCATCGGTACTGCTTCCTCTCTTTGCTTTTGCAGATTGTGACGCCTTGCAGCGCTCGTCTCCTGTCAGTTTACAGCTCTTATGTCTCTTGTCAGCTGCAGGTAGATGCAAATTAGTCTTTTAACATAAATGTTGTTATCCTTACCCCTTGCCTTAGCAGGAGGGAGATATGTGTAACTTAGCTTGAAAACCTGCAAGAGTGCTACTTGGGTGAAAATATAGAGTCACTGAAAGCTGAGTGAAGGTCCGTTACCGACTCTTTAAGTGCCTAGCAAGGAGTAGTAATGTTTTTACTATGACTGAGCTACTTTTACTAACCTTTTTGAAGGTTGCTGCTGTTTTCTAGCCTTGCTTCGGTCTTGAAGTTACAGATTTTTAAAGGGGCAGCAGATGGTTTGAAGTTTGGGGATTGTGACTGAATGTATACAGTTTTTGTATGTGAATTTTGTAATCTTATAAACTGCCTTGCAGGCTATTGCTGCCTAGGGTGAGATACATGATCCCTGGTTCCCTACGAATCCATTCCAACCAGTCTAGGACCCTGATTTCAATTGGAATAACATAAAGAGTAATGTGAAGTTATTGTCTCCCTGTTGATCGGCTTGTAGTTCAAAGATGATGAGTAGATACATGATGAAATACACTGTGACAGGGAGTCCATAACAAACTTTGAAAACCCCCTGACAATCATGAAATGccaaaaaagtatgtttttttttttttaaagaaaataacaattttaGCTGATTGCCTGCCAGCGGCTTAGTAAGAAGGAATACTGAAACACTACGACAACAAActtgtgattttatttgctcTCGTGAAAAGCAAATTTACTTGTTTTGACCCTATTTGCGGGTAATCCCACATAGACGTGCAGACACACAATGCTACTGTATTTGCATGTTATAACAGATGAtcttgtatgtttttgttacagTGCAGCAGTGACACAACGGCTGTTTTGTAAATCCTCGTGATTTGTGCCAACTGAATGTATACCTACCTACTAATATCACACCCTGCGTCCAGTctgtagtgatgatgatgtatcTGTAGGAAAGTTTTGAAATATCAAATTCTCTAATAAAACTGGATGTTGATGAAAGACTGatacttgtttttcttgtgtgcCTGCATAATGTCTGTGTTTGCCTCTGGGgtaatttttgaaataaaactcaACACAATGTGTGATCCTCAAGGAACATCCTGACTTTACTGAAACATACTGTTACATAAAACAGTGGTGACAGAAATGTCAGAACCAGACCTCCATTACATCTTTATCATATCTATAAACTAACTTTACTGAAATATGAAAGTTTTATTAATTTCAAGTTAattaaaatgtctatttttcattttcagaccaTTTCTGAACTTATAAACATGACTTGAAgtctttaaattttaaattatgagTTGCATGAATGTGCAGCTGAGAGTTCACCTAACTCCTTAAATGAAATCTGTAAAGAAACATGATCAGCATGTTGGcccagcatgcattgtttgCATTGAAAACCATCCTTTTGTAGTTTGAGGGAAACACACTTTGATGAAAACTtgtgtctttaataaaatgtaaagatgagacatggttgtttcttttcatagtaatgaaaacaatgcaaaacatgtttggggTTTGGTTTCCAGATCAGTGTCCAGTACACTTAAATTTAACAGAGTCTATGATAGTAGCTCTGCCTGTTGATTTTGTGCTGACTCTGCACATTTTAACCtgtaagttttttttgtgtgaaatgaaaaatggactcctcaaactgagaaaatgtgaaaggaaagaaagtttGACTCTGACCTTTTGTCAGTATCACTTGTTGATTGAACTTAATACTTAAAGTTTATTGAACCTTTTATCTGTAGTTGAGTTAATTTatctcagtttatttttaattttcacaatTCACCAAACTACTCTGAACTAATCAACTGAAGTTCAGTAAACTTACATTTTTAAGGCAGCAGAAGAACTTATGTTTCTAAGTTGAACCAGATTAAAATGTACAAGGTATTTGTATTATACATAAATCAAGCCCTAaatttcaattaaaacaaagaaaagaaaataaataaattgaaaatgtgtacATAAGGCATGGTTATCTAACTCAGAacacttaaagatcccctccagacacaTTTTactacacataaaaaatattctgctttgaatgattaattgtgttaaatatgttttttccacaaaaaaaaaaaaaaagttcaaatacctaaaaagtcttgtgtaagttgcatactagACCATGATGGGCTCCAAACCGCCAATTTAGGGTCCTGACAGTCTTTGTTGAACTGAACACACATAGTATGTAATGACATCAAATGGCCGCTAGAGGAGGCTCCGTCTCCATGAATGAGTGAGTTCCCTCGACTGTACTTCAGCAGATGGCCGGTAGGTGGCGGTGCAGCCCGGCgctgggagcagagaggaggtgagCTGGGTCAGATGCTCCTCTGAGGCCGCGCAGCCGCTTTGAACTTGACCGTGAACGCAGCACAGCAGCAAAGGCGTCCACAGCTGAGAAAACTGACAACAGACCCAACCAATTAAAATGAATCACATCATTAAAATTCACAGCGtgtctcatattagcttcaaatgtATCCAAATAGTCCAGAAATGAAATCCAGATGTATCTAAACGGTACTGTCTGTGCTCACTGAGCGCCTGTTGGCTATAAATCAGGAGAAATTCGGTTTAGTCCGGGTTTTTACTGTTTGAACCGGACATGCAGCTTCAGCTCTTTGTGCAAAGATTTCTGGGAACgtggagggagaaaaagaaaaagaaaagagcactGGAAGAAAGGAGCCATAGGGAAGATATAGGACTAATTAGTgagtgaaggagggagggatggagggagactGTCAGAAGATGTGGTTGCTATAGATACTTGGCAAGATGCCAGGTGGAGGCAGAGCCAATTTGCATTTATTCAGATGAtgactgctctctctctctctctttctaggCCTATAGTTATATACATGCAGCAAGACAATGGTTTCttccattaaaatgtttgaGTCTGAATGATTCAACTtacttttaatttacttttattatttattattttattttaatacaagACCCagtaaaactgattaaaaatgcaGTATAACATTAACCTGTGGTCAATGAGAATGACGTGCTGTTCAGGTGAATACTCTTCATATTAAACTGCTGAAGATGCCACAAAACAAATTTTGATCTGAGAGAAGATCGAGGCTTTTtgtcatgatttatttatttattatttatttcatttatacttaaaatctgtaaaacacacacacacacacacacacacacacacacacacacacacacacacacacacacacacacacacacacccatttctctcttcttttatcgaaaatacaaaagataaaattCTGCAAAGCCTGCTCTACTGTAGGCCTTTGGACAGTTTCATGTAGGCCTAAATTTGATCCTCAAGTTAAACTTTGTggtgcatgtaaaaaaaataaaataaatgcaccACAAAGTTTAAAAACTAGGGCATCTCTTTTACAGCAATTTTGCCCTAATAGCCTATTCAACATTTAATAAAACTATGATTTTGGTTTCAGGGCGACATACATGGCCTCCTAATAGATTTCCTGGATTTCGTAATATTTGattgatataaaatatttatttatttgcagaaaAATGGGAGGATAaccaaaataaatagataaatgacataaataaatcaCCCAAAGTGCTGCAACACCAGTAAAGCCTGAAAATCCGATGTAAGAAGTCTAAAGCTCACACAGTATTTATCATATAACAGAAAGTAGtgtctgttttgtcattttatcttcattacattttattacaaagTAGACACTGCTACACTTTTCTAAATTAatctaaattaatttaatggttACAACTGATGTAAATATCTCAAAGAAGATGAAATAAGGTAAAAGATAACAGATCAGATAATGAACGTTTGTCCTGTGTGCACAGGCTTTAATCAACGTGAGGTCATCACGTCAAAGTTATGAGCTTGTTtgatatttacagaaaatatatttagtaCGAAAACT includes:
- the slc25a42 gene encoding mitochondrial coenzyme A transporter SLC25A42, with translation MGSGVQEQRASLTQGEVLPLASSSQSEGLKQTQSVLNSLFSGALAGAVAKTAVAPLDRTKIIFQVSSARFSAKEAYRLIYRTYLKDGFFSLWRGNSATMVRVIPYAAIQFCAHEQYKGLLGGYYGFQGKALPPLPRLLAGSMAGTTAAMLTYPLDMVRARMAVTPKEMYSNILHVFVRISREEGLKTLYRGFTPTILGVAPYAGLSFFTYETLKKLHAERSGRPQPYSYERLAFGACAGLIGQSASYPLDVVRRRMQTAGVTGHTYGTILGTMREIVSEEGIIRGLYKGLSMNWVKGPIAVGISFTTFDLTQILLRKLHQMGYTAR